The genomic region TGACGAGTGCGACCACGATCTGCACCCGCACGAAACTCGTCAACGTCGTCCAGCCTGCGGTGCCCGCTGCGCTGAGCCCGGGGTGCGCGGCCTTCGGGAAGAGGCGCACGATCCAGCGCCAGATGCCGACGCCGTCGATGAGCATGAAGATGGTGGCGAACAGCGCGATCAGGGCTCCCGTGAGCACGTGGCCGGTCGCCGCTCCCACCTTGAGGGCACCGCCGAGGATGCTCGAGGCATCCTTCTGCAGAAAAGCGGTGAGGTCTTTCAGGTAGTTCGCGAGGTCGCGATCGCTCACGCCGAACGGAGGCTGTCGAAGCACCTCGCGGGCGCGGTCGTAAGCCGCCTCGCCCTCCCGTTGGAGCTGCGGGATGCCGGCGCGCACCTGCCACACGACCAGCAGCACGAGCGCCCCGACGATGACGGCGAGCGCCAGCAGACACACGACGATCGCCAGCCACTTCGGCCAACGACGGCGGGTCAGCGCCCCCACGCTGGGCTGCACCAGCGCGCACACCAGGAGCGCCACCAGCAGCGGCACCACGACGTCTTGGAACACGACGACGAGGTAGACGACCACCCCGGCGAGCGCGACGATGACGAGCAGCCGCCATGCCCACTCCGAGGCCGTGCGCACACCGCGCGGCAACCCCGCGTCGCTCCGCCGGTCGACGTCGTTGCGGTCGAATTCACTCATCCGATGAACGATACGGAACGAATCCCCGCGGAGACAGGGGTTTCCTTTTCGGCGAGTCTCGTCACCTACGGGAGTCCACCCATGCTCCGGCATGCGTCTGCCGTGTCGGACACTCTCGGCGACCGGCCTCGCTGCGTGCACTGCCGTCGCCCGGGCACGCAGCGTCCGGGATCTCGGACGGAGTCGGCGTCGCGAGCCAGCGATGTCCGAGGCATCCGCGCACACTGGAATCGTGGCCGTCTATGTGTCAGCGCTGGAGCTGTTCTCGATCGGAATCGGACCGTCGAGCTCGCACACGGTCGGCCCCATGCGCGCCGCCGAACGGTTCGCGACGGCGCTCGGCGATGCGGGCATCCTGCCCGACGTCACGCACGTGAGCTGCGTGCTGTACGGGTCGCTCGCCGCCACCGGCGTGGGGCACGGAACCCCTGATGCCGTGGTCGCGGGTCTCGCGGGTCAGCACCCTGAGACGTGCGACCCGCAGCTCGTGCACGGCGCGTGGGCGCGCGCGGCGGAGCACGGCTCGCTGACGCTGGCCGGCGGGCCGACCGTGCGATTCGAGGCATCGGACATCACGTTCGAGCCACGCACACGCCTGCCGGAGCACCCGAACGCGCTCGTGCTGCGGGCCTGGACCGGCGCCGCGGAAGAGGCTGGTTCCACAACGCCGAATGAGGATGCCCTCGGCGAGCCCGCCTTCGAGCAGACGTGGCTCTCCGTAGGAGGCGGATTCGTGCGGATGCTCGGCGAGCCCGCCTCAGCCGCCACGCCCGCCATCGACTCCGACTGGGCGTTCGACAACGCCGTCGGGCTGCTGGCGCTGTGCGCGGAGAACGACGTCGGCGTCTGCGACGTCGCCTGGCGCTCCGAGCTCGCCGCGCGAAGCGAGCAGGACGTGCTCGACGGTCTGGATGCCATCTGGCGGTCCATGCACGCCTGCATCGAGCGCGGGTTGCGTCCCGGCACGCGCGAGCTGCCTGGCGGCCTGCACGTTCCCCGTCGCGCGGGTGCGATGCGCGAGCGTCTCGAGGCGTGCGGTCCCGATCAGCCCGACCTGCCGGGCGAGTGGATGCGCGCGTTCGCGCTGGCGGTCAACGAGGAGAACGCGGCGGGCGGCAGAGTGGTGACGGCGCCGACGAACGGGGCTGCCGGCATCCTGCCCGCGGTGCTCGAGTACCACCTGCGCTTCAACACGAAGGCGAAGCAGGAGGACACGCGAACGTTCCTGCTCACGGCGGCGGCGATGGGGAGCATCCTCAAGGCCAACGCGTCGATCTCGGGCGCTGAGGGCGGATGCCAGGCCGAGGTCGGCTCGGCGTGCGCGATGGCCGCGGCCGGGCTCTGCGCGGTGCTCGGCGGCACGCCCGCCCAGGTGGAGAACGCGGCCGAGATCGCCGTCGAGCACCACCTCGGGCTCACGTGCGACCCGGTGGGCGGGTTGGTGCAGATTCCGTGCATCGAGCGCAACGCGATCGCGGCATCCACCGCTGTGTCGGCGGCGCGGCTGGCGCTCGGCGGGGACGGGCACCACATCGTGCCGCTCGACGTGGCCATCGAGACGATGCGGCAGACGGGCGCCGACATGAGCGATCGCTACAAGGAGACCAGCGCCGCCGGCCTTGCCGTCAACGTCATCGAGTGCTGAGCAGCCACACTGCCTCCCCTGCGCCGAAAGTGCCAGTTCCCAGCGCCGAGAGTGCTGGTTTCCGATGCCGAAAGCGTTGGTTCCGAACGTCGAACGTGCTGGTTCCCAGCGCCGAGCGTGTTGGTTCCCAGCGCCGAGCGTGCGACTTCCCCACCACCACACGCGATACCCCCGGCGTGAATACCGGAGAACGCACCGGAGACCGGAGCTTTCCGCCGGTTCACGTGCCGAGAGCGCGAACACTCCGGTTTTCACGCCGGAGCGGGCCGGGGTGCGCCGGGACGAAATGCTGGGGTGAGGCGTGGGGCGGCGGGCCAGGGCTAGCGGATGCCGCCGGTGGCGAGCGCGAGCATCCGCTTCAGGTCCGCGTCGGAGTCGCCTCGGCGTTGGGATGCCCACGCCACGGAGGAGACGAGCGCGAACAGGTCGCGGTAGTCGACGTCATGGCGGATGACGCCGGCCTTCTTCGCGCGGTCCACCAGCACCGAGGTGGTGTTCGTCAGCGGGCGGCACGAGTTGCGCAGGGGCGAGTCGTCGACGCGGAATGCCTCCGCGATCGACTCCGGCAGGTTGTCGTAGGTGCGAAGGTGTTCGGCGAGCGCGAGCATCCAGTCGTCGAGGGCTGCGCCGGGGTCGTCGGATGCCGTGAGCGACTCGGACAGTCCCGCCAGCTTGTCGAGGCTGCCGCCGAGCGCCGCGGCGATGAGGCCGTCACGCGTGGGGAAGTGCCGGTAGAGCGTGCCAGGACCGACGCCGGCCCGGCAGGCGATGTCGTCGAGGGAGGTGAGCACGCCGCGTTCGGCGAAGGCGTCGGAGGCGACCTGCACGATCCGGTCGTAGTTGCGTTGCGCGTCGGCCCTCATCGGCCGGGACGCTGTCGCCGTGGCGGTGCCCATTGATCCTTCTTCTCGAGGACTCTCATCGCGAGAGTCCGCTTGCTCGATGTGTGTGCGCTTCGTTCGCTCCCGGCTGTTCGCCAGGGACGAACAACACCGTCGTTGACAAAGCGGAGACACTCTCCGTATTGTCGTAATCACTAACGGAGAGCTCCTCCGGATTTCCACGATACGACACACCGCCCGGAAACGCACCGCTCATCTCGCGTTCACCGGCGGCGCTTCGCTGACGGCGGAAGCTCCCGGATCTCCCGCAGTGACCGCAGAAGACGCTCCAGCACGAGCAGAACAGGGGACGCGCCAGACATGGCCGACACCGCACTCCTCCCACCCACCGACGGCATCCGCTTGCCCGACCGCGACCGTACCCGTCGCACCGGCGGCGCGTCACGCGCCGACGCCTCCGCGGGTGCCGTCCGCACCGCCGCCACGGGCATCCCGACGGATGCCGCACCCACCCGATTTCGCATGCTCGGCCTCGTCGTCGTGTTCGTCACGCAGCTCATGCTCGTGGTCGACGCGAGCATCGTGAACGTGGCGCTGCCCGACATCCAGAAATCACTCGGCTTCACGCCCGTCGGGCTCTCCTGGGTCGTGACCGCGTACGCGCTCGCGTTCGCGGGACTCATGCTGCTCAGCGGCAAGGTCGGCTCGATGATCGGCGCCAAGCGGGCGCTCATCATCGGAACGATCGTGTTCATCGTGGCATCCGCTGCCGGCGGCCTCGCGCCGAGCGCCGCCGTGCTCGTGATCGCCCGCATCGTGCAGGGCATCGGTGCGGCGATCGCGGCGCCGAGCACGCTCGTGCTGCTGATGGCCAACACCACGCCGGGCAAGCAGCGCAGCCGCGCGCTCGCGCTGTTCATGCTCGCGGCCGGCAGCGGAGGCGCGATCGGGCTGATCCTCGGCGGCGTGCTCACCACCGGATTCGGCTGGGAGTGGGTGATGTTCGTGAACGTGCCGGTGGGCATCCTCATCGTCGTCGGCGCGCTGTTGTTCCTGCGCGAGACCGACCGCGAGCGTGCTCGACTCGACTTCGGCGGCGCCGTCGCGTCGACGCTCGGCATGGTCTCGCTCATCTTCGGGTTCACCACAGCGGCGAGCGCGGGCTGGACCGACCCCGTCGCGCTCGTCTCGTTCGGCGTGGCCGTCGTGTCGCTCGTCGCACTCGTGCTGATCGAGCGCAGGCACCACAGCCCCGTCGTGCCACTGCGCCTGTTCAGCGGCCCGCGCAACGTGGCGCCGCTGGTCGCCATGCTGCTGGTGCCCGCCGGCATGTTCGCGTTCTTCTACTTCATCACGCTGTTCACCCAGCAGGTGCTGCACTTCACGCCCCTCGAGACCGGTCTCGGCCTGCTGCCGTTCGTGGTCACCATGGTGACCGTCAGCCAGCTCGTTCCGCGGTTCCTGCCGCGGATCGGCGAGTGGATGGTCGGCGCGGCAGGGCTCTTCCTGCTCGCGGGCGGGCTGCTGTGGCTGAGCAGGCTGAACGAGCACGACTCGTTCGTGACGGGCATCCTCGGTCCGCTCGTCGTGATGGGACTCGGCGCCGGCATGACATTCGCACCGATCACCGCGGTGGCCATGGACAGGGCGCCGGAGGAGCACGTGAGCGCGGCATCCAGCGTGCTGCAGACCATGCAGCAGCTCGGCGGTTCGATCGGCGTCGCCGCGCTGACCACGGTGTTCGTGTCGGTGAGCGCGACGAGTGGCGAGACCGGCGGCGTGGCGGCGGCCGTGCTCGGCGGTGCGACGTTCGTCTTCATCGGGTTCGTGCTCTTCGCCGTGTGGGGCAGTCGCGTGGCCGCCGACCGAGAGGATGCCGCGGCACCGGTCGCGCACTGAGCGCACCCGCCATCCGTTGCTCCGCTGTCCCGTTGTGCCGCATCACCTCCACGAAGGCGGCACGACGGGACAGCGGAGCTGGCGGTGGGGCGCGCGGGAATGCATCCACAGGCACATGTGTTTGCATGGAGGTTGGCAGCGTCGCCGAGTTCATCCGCCCGAGGACGCACCGCGATCACGGGATGCAGCGACCTGCGGATGCCGGCCCACGGCATCCACTCATGGCGTCATCCACTCCGCACCACGGCTCGCCCTCACGTATCACCTGAGGAGTCCCGTGTCTCTGACGCTCGCGTCCGACCGTGCCGCCGAAACCAGCACCCCCATTCACCCCGTTCTCGCCGAACGCTTCAGCCCTCGGGCCTACGACACGAGCGAGCCGATCGATGAGACGAAGCTGACCGCGGCTCTCGAGGCCGCGCGCTGGTCGCCGTCGGCCGCGAACACGCAGCCGTGGCGCTTCATCGTCGCCAGGCGCGGCACCCCCGAGTTCGACGCCATCACCGCGAACCTCATGGGCTTCAACCAGTTCTGGGCTGTCAACGCCGGCGCGCTCATCGTGGGTCTGACCCGCCGGGTGGATGCCGAGGGCAAGCCCATGCGCTGGGCCCAGTACGACCTCGGTCAGGCGCTCGCGCACTTCAGCGTGCAGGCGCACCACGACGGCCTGCACGTGCACCAGATGGGCGGCGTTCTCGTCGACGATCTGCGCTCGGCGTTCGACGTGAGCGACGACTTCGAGATCCTCAGCGTCACTGCGGTGGGCGTGCTCGGCGACGTGGACGACCTGCCCGAGAACACGCGCGAGCGCGAGCGCGCCCCGCGTCAGCGCCTCCCGCTTGACGAGCTGCTCCTCGTCAACGCGTAGCGCTGCGCGACAGCACCCCGCGAGAAGTCAGAAAATGCGGCCCGGGTTCGTCCCGGGCCGCATTTTTCTGACTTTTCGACCTACTTCTGAGAGGCGCGCCGGCGCACGCCGCGCGCCGCGAGCACTGCGGCCCCGAGCAGAACGACGATGGCGGCGAGGATGCCGGTGCCCACGGCATCCTCAGGCAGCCCGGTGTCTGCGACTGTGGAACCGCTGACCCCGTTGCCGGTCGCACCCGATGATGAACCCGTGCCGCTTCCCGAACCCGAGCTCGCCGGCGTCACGATCGTCTGTGCGGAGAGGAAGGCGTCCGCGCCAGAGGCGTCGATGCCCGCCGCCACGATGGTGTGAGTTCCGCTGGTGCCTGCCGGAATCGTGATGCTCGCGGTGAATGCGCCGGAGGCGTCGGCGGTCGCCGTTCCCAGAGACTGCGGCGTCGAGTAGAAGCCGAGCGTCACCGGCGCGAACGGAGCGAACCCGTCACCCGAGACGGTGATCACCTGCAGCGGCGTGACGTGGGCGGGAACACCGTTCAGGTGACCTGCGGTCAACGGCGGCAGGAGGGGCAGCGGAACGGCCGCAGCGTTCGCGACCGTGATGTCGAGCGACTGAACGGCGTCGGCGCCGACACCGTTCGATGCCCTGATCGTCACGTCGAAGGTGCCGGCGGCATCCGTCGTGCTGCCCTGCAGAGTCGCGGTTCCGTCACCGTTGTCGACGAACGTCAGTCCTGTCGGCAGAGTTCCCGACGACGCGAGTGTCGGCACCGGGTACGCGTGGGCGGTGGTGATGGTCACCGTCTGCGTCACCCCGCGGGTGAAGGTCACTGCTGCAGCGCTCGTGATGGCCGGCGCCTCGTCGACCGTCAGAGTGAAGTTCTGTGCAACGTCGACATCGCCGCCGATCGTGGTGATGGTCACCGGATAGACACCGCCTGTTCCGGCCGCCGGAGTCCCGGAGAAGAGGCCGGAGCCCGAGGGTCCGCTCGTGAACGTGACACCGTCGGGCAGCGCTCCGTCGACTTTGAGCCCTGTCGGCACCGGGTACCCTCCCGACGTCGTCACCGGCAGCGCGAACGCCGTGCCGACGGTTGCGGTCGCGGTGTCCGGACTGCTGAACGCGGGCGACTCGTCGACGGTGAGCGTGAAGTTCTGTGTGACGTCCGCGCCGAAGCTGTTGGTCGCGTGCAGCACGAAGCCGTACGTGCCGCCCGAGCCCGCAGGAGGCTCACCGCTGAGCGTGCTGCCGCTCAGCGACAACCATGAGGGCTGTCCGGTCACGGAGAGCGTGGGAGCGGGATGCCCGTCAACCGTCACCGCGAACGTCTGCGCTCCGTCTCCGACCGTGAAGGTGGCCGCATTCGCGCTCGTGAACGTGGGTGCCGTTCCGACCGCCAGGGTCGCCGCCGATGTGGTCGCGGTTCCCGCCGCATTGGTGAAGATGGCGCGATATTCGTTGCCGTCGTCGGACAGCCCGGGCGTGAGCGTGTAGGAGTCGCTCGTCGCACCGGAGACGTCGGTGAACGTGGCTCCATCGGTCGAAACCTGCCACTGCACGGACGGTGCGGGGAAGCCGCTCGCCCCTGCCGTGAACGTGACGGCCGTGCCGGGGTTGACCGCCGCGTTCGCCGGCTGCAGCGTGACGACCGGAGCCTCGTTCACCGTGAGAGTGAACGGCTGCGTCGCAGGAGTCCCGAACCCGTTGGATGCCGTGAGCGTGAACAGGTAGACCCCACCAGATCCGGCGGGTGGAGTGCCGACAAGCTCATCGGACGCGTTCAGCGTGAGCCACGCGGGCGCGCCGCTGCCGACCGAGATCGTCGGAGCCGGCGATCCGGATGCCGCCACCGCGAACGAGCCGGGCTGTCCTACGGTGAAGGTCGCGGCGTCGCCACTGGTGAAGACGGGCGCGGCGCCGACGTGCAGGGTCGCCGCGGTGGTCGTCGCAGATCCGGTCGAGTTGGTGAACACGGCGCGCACGAGCGTTCCGTCGTCCGCCAGCGTCACGGGCAACGACAGTGTCGTGTCGTTCGCACCCGAGATGGCCGTGTACGTGCCGCCGTGGTCTGTTGATCGCTGCCACTGCACGGTCGGCGTCGGATAGCCGGTGGCCGCCGCGGTGAAGGTGACGGTGGTGCCCGCGAGTGCGGTGTTCACGTCACTCGGGTTCTGCGTGACCACCGGGACGGCGGTGACGGTGAGGGTGAACGGCTGCGAGGCATCCGGTGACACCCCGTTGGCCGCCGACAGCGTGAACGTGTACGGCCCCGTGGCCCCGCTCGGAACGCTGCCGACCAAGGACCCGCCGCTCAGCGACACCCACGACGGCGCCCCCGAGATCGAGACGGTCGGCGTGGGCGTTCCCGACACCGTCACGGGGAACGCCAGGGTGCCCCCGGAGGCGACCGAGGTGGATGCCGCACTCGTGAACTCGGGCGGCTTGGCCTGCCCGACGGTGACGGGAACGTGCGCGTTGTCGAACGTCGCCGTGATCTGCGCCGACCCCGATGCCGGCACCGTGAAGGTGGTGCCCGCCGCGCCCGACGCGAGATTGCTGGAACTCGGGCTCACGGAACCGCCGCCGCTGGTCACTGCCCAGGTGACGGGGAGCCCTTCGAACGCACCGAGCGACGCGGCCGGAATCGCCGTCGCGCCGGAGTCGGACAGCAGATCGGCCGTGAGCACACTCGTCGTGGCCGGCGCAGCGACAACGGACGGGTTCGCGGTGACGCGCAGCTGGAGCGACGGAGAGGCCGTGGAGAATCCGGACTGCGTGTCGCAACCGGCGGCGCCAGGACCGCCGTTGCATCCCCACCAGTTGTCGGTGATGCTGCCCGACCCGGCAGCCGACGTGACGGCGGCCGAGCCCGAGTTGCCCGTGATGCGATCGTCGTGAGCCTGGAGCGACGCGCTGGACTCGACCGACACGGCGGCGCCCTCGGCATTCGAGCCTGCCACCTGGTTGCCGGTGAAGGTGGATGCCGTCACCGAAGCAGATCCCACATCCACCCTGATCGCGCCCCCGCGTCCGCCTACCGCTGAGCCCTTCGACACGTTGTCGGTGAACGTTGATGCGGTGACAGTCGCCGCGGGTGACGCGCCGCGCCCCGTGACGTAGAGGGCCCCGCCGCCCAGTGCCGCGGCATCCGTCGTCGCAGCCCCCGTCGTGTTTCCGCTGAACGTGGAGCCTGAGACCGTGAGGTTCTGCGGTCCTCCCGCCGCCGCGACGAATGCGACGGCACCACCGGAGCTGCCGTTCGCCGAGTTCGCCGTGAACGAGCTGTCGGAGATGCTCAGCGATCCGCCACCGAAGAAGATGGCACCGCCG from Humibacter ginsenosidimutans harbors:
- a CDS encoding L-serine ammonia-lyase; the encoded protein is MAVYVSALELFSIGIGPSSSHTVGPMRAAERFATALGDAGILPDVTHVSCVLYGSLAATGVGHGTPDAVVAGLAGQHPETCDPQLVHGAWARAAEHGSLTLAGGPTVRFEASDITFEPRTRLPEHPNALVLRAWTGAAEEAGSTTPNEDALGEPAFEQTWLSVGGGFVRMLGEPASAATPAIDSDWAFDNAVGLLALCAENDVGVCDVAWRSELAARSEQDVLDGLDAIWRSMHACIERGLRPGTRELPGGLHVPRRAGAMRERLEACGPDQPDLPGEWMRAFALAVNEENAAGGRVVTAPTNGAAGILPAVLEYHLRFNTKAKQEDTRTFLLTAAAMGSILKANASISGAEGGCQAEVGSACAMAAAGLCAVLGGTPAQVENAAEIAVEHHLGLTCDPVGGLVQIPCIERNAIAASTAVSAARLALGGDGHHIVPLDVAIETMRQTGADMSDRYKETSAAGLAVNVIEC
- a CDS encoding TetR/AcrR family transcriptional regulator → MGTATATASRPMRADAQRNYDRIVQVASDAFAERGVLTSLDDIACRAGVGPGTLYRHFPTRDGLIAAALGGSLDKLAGLSESLTASDDPGAALDDWMLALAEHLRTYDNLPESIAEAFRVDDSPLRNSCRPLTNTTSVLVDRAKKAGVIRHDVDYRDLFALVSSVAWASQRRGDSDADLKRMLALATGGIR
- a CDS encoding DHA2 family efflux MFS transporter permease subunit, encoding MADTALLPPTDGIRLPDRDRTRRTGGASRADASAGAVRTAATGIPTDAAPTRFRMLGLVVVFVTQLMLVVDASIVNVALPDIQKSLGFTPVGLSWVVTAYALAFAGLMLLSGKVGSMIGAKRALIIGTIVFIVASAAGGLAPSAAVLVIARIVQGIGAAIAAPSTLVLLMANTTPGKQRSRALALFMLAAGSGGAIGLILGGVLTTGFGWEWVMFVNVPVGILIVVGALLFLRETDRERARLDFGGAVASTLGMVSLIFGFTTAASAGWTDPVALVSFGVAVVSLVALVLIERRHHSPVVPLRLFSGPRNVAPLVAMLLVPAGMFAFFYFITLFTQQVLHFTPLETGLGLLPFVVTMVTVSQLVPRFLPRIGEWMVGAAGLFLLAGGLLWLSRLNEHDSFVTGILGPLVVMGLGAGMTFAPITAVAMDRAPEEHVSAASSVLQTMQQLGGSIGVAALTTVFVSVSATSGETGGVAAAVLGGATFVFIGFVLFAVWGSRVAADREDAAAPVAH
- a CDS encoding AI-2E family transporter is translated as MSEFDRNDVDRRSDAGLPRGVRTASEWAWRLLVIVALAGVVVYLVVVFQDVVVPLLVALLVCALVQPSVGALTRRRWPKWLAIVVCLLALAVIVGALVLLVVWQVRAGIPQLQREGEAAYDRAREVLRQPPFGVSDRDLANYLKDLTAFLQKDASSILGGALKVGAATGHVLTGALIALFATIFMLIDGVGIWRWIVRLFPKAAHPGLSAAGTAGWTTLTSFVRVQIVVALVNGVGIGLVAFFLGLPLAVPIAVIVLIASFIPVIGAIVSGIVAVAIALVFGGPVQAIIMLAGVLGVHLLEAHVLQPLLVGGAVKVHPLAVVVGVAAGTGLAGVPGALFAVPFLAVANSMITAMLHSHDRAAPVDEHGHTETAPHHESDVTKPPPGIQEPEG
- a CDS encoding beta strand repeat-containing protein, with amino-acid sequence MGGAVTVEVPAGTYALSHGTLNVGTQSGADITVQGSGAVIDGGGTTQIMTLDPSLAGGVAVTVDGIGFENGAANDPALGGGGAIIGGSGGLAADDSLTVHDSTFDNNVANTGTPNTTVIGGAIFFGGGSLSISDSSFTANSANGSSGGAVAFVAAAGGPQNLTVSGSTFSGNTTGAATTDAAALGGGALYVTGRGASPAATVTASTFTDNVSKGSAVGGRGGAIRVDVGSASVTASTFTGNQVAGSNAEGAAVSVESSASLQAHDDRITGNSGSAAVTSAAGSGSITDNWWGCNGGPGAAGCDTQSGFSTASPSLQLRVTANPSVVAAPATTSVLTADLLSDSGATAIPAASLGAFEGLPVTWAVTSGGGSVSPSSSNLASGAAGTTFTVPASGSAQITATFDNAHVPVTVGQAKPPEFTSAASTSVASGGTLAFPVTVSGTPTPTVSISGAPSWVSLSGGSLVGSVPSGATGPYTFTLSAANGVSPDASQPFTLTVTAVPVVTQNPSDVNTALAGTTVTFTAAATGYPTPTVQWQRSTDHGGTYTAISGANDTTLSLPVTLADDGTLVRAVFTNSTGSATTTAATLHVGAAPVFTSGDAATFTVGQPGSFAVAASGSPAPTISVGSGAPAWLTLNASDELVGTPPAGSGGVYLFTLTASNGFGTPATQPFTLTVNEAPVVTLQPANAAVNPGTAVTFTAGASGFPAPSVQWQVSTDGATFTDVSGATSDSYTLTPGLSDDGNEYRAIFTNAAGTATTSAATLAVGTAPTFTSANAATFTVGDGAQTFAVTVDGHPAPTLSVTGQPSWLSLSGSTLSGEPPAGSGGTYGFVLHATNSFGADVTQNFTLTVDESPAFSSPDTATATVGTAFALPVTTSGGYPVPTGLKVDGALPDGVTFTSGPSGSGLFSGTPAAGTGGVYPVTITTIGGDVDVAQNFTLTVDEAPAITSAAAVTFTRGVTQTVTITTAHAYPVPTLASSGTLPTGLTFVDNGDGTATLQGSTTDAAGTFDVTIRASNGVGADAVQSLDITVANAAAVPLPLLPPLTAGHLNGVPAHVTPLQVITVSGDGFAPFAPVTLGFYSTPQSLGTATADASGAFTASITIPAGTSGTHTIVAAGIDASGADAFLSAQTIVTPASSGSGSGTGSSSGATGNGVSGSTVADTGLPEDAVGTGILAAIVVLLGAAVLAARGVRRRASQK
- a CDS encoding nitroreductase family protein, which produces MSLTLASDRAAETSTPIHPVLAERFSPRAYDTSEPIDETKLTAALEAARWSPSAANTQPWRFIVARRGTPEFDAITANLMGFNQFWAVNAGALIVGLTRRVDAEGKPMRWAQYDLGQALAHFSVQAHHDGLHVHQMGGVLVDDLRSAFDVSDDFEILSVTAVGVLGDVDDLPENTRERERAPRQRLPLDELLLVNA